The following proteins come from a genomic window of Polaribacter dokdonensis:
- a CDS encoding sugar MFS transporter, protein MSSSNKSFKSAFIFLTTLFFLWGFITVLVDSLVPRLKDVFEISYAKTVLIQFAFFTAFFVFSLPAGFILSKIGYKKGIVLGLLTMALGCLLFYPAAELRNFSVFLVGYFTLAGGITVLQVAANPYVALLGNEEGASSRLNLSQAFNSLGTTIAPIIGALFLLSSSVKTSTEINDLTDIEKSDYYMAEAATVQTPFLIISIFIIALAIVFAFIKLPTVMQEAPKGGYLTLLKNKLMLMGAFGIFVYVGAEVAIGSFLVNYFDAMNLAVLVSQNETMMSIANTIASVFNKSFSEADSKSLLGIFVIFYWGGAMIGRFIGAYLTKTLAPGKVLAIFATLAITMIVVSINTSGLLSMWSILGVGLFNSIMFPTIFTLSLEGLGDLKAQASGLLCMAIVGGAIIPFAFGSLIDNFGFKTAFILAILCYGYILFYGRFKSKKSIFKH, encoded by the coding sequence ATGTCAAGTAGCAATAAATCATTCAAAAGTGCATTTATTTTTTTAACCACTTTGTTTTTTCTCTGGGGTTTTATTACAGTTCTTGTAGATAGTTTAGTTCCAAGATTAAAGGATGTTTTTGAAATCTCATACGCAAAAACAGTATTAATTCAATTTGCGTTTTTTACAGCGTTTTTTGTTTTTTCTTTACCTGCAGGTTTTATTCTATCTAAAATTGGTTACAAAAAAGGTATTGTTCTAGGCTTACTAACAATGGCTTTGGGTTGTTTGTTGTTTTATCCTGCAGCAGAACTTAGAAACTTTTCGGTTTTTTTAGTAGGTTATTTTACATTGGCTGGTGGTATAACAGTTTTACAAGTAGCAGCAAATCCTTATGTGGCTTTACTTGGTAATGAAGAAGGAGCTAGTAGTAGATTAAATCTTTCGCAAGCTTTTAATTCTTTAGGAACTACAATTGCACCTATTATTGGAGCATTATTTTTATTGAGTAGTTCTGTAAAAACATCCACAGAAATTAATGATTTAACCGATATTGAAAAGTCAGATTATTACATGGCAGAAGCTGCTACTGTACAAACTCCTTTTTTAATTATATCAATATTTATAATTGCTTTGGCTATTGTTTTTGCATTTATAAAGCTACCAACAGTAATGCAAGAAGCACCAAAAGGTGGATATCTTACTTTATTAAAAAACAAATTAATGTTAATGGGGGCTTTTGGTATTTTTGTTTATGTAGGTGCAGAAGTAGCTATAGGAAGTTTTTTAGTAAATTATTTCGACGCTATGAATCTAGCAGTTTTGGTTTCTCAAAATGAAACCATGATGAGTATTGCTAATACTATTGCTAGTGTTTTTAATAAATCTTTCTCAGAGGCAGATTCAAAATCTTTATTAGGAATTTTTGTCATTTTTTATTGGGGAGGAGCAATGATTGGCAGATTTATAGGTGCTTATTTAACTAAAACATTGGCTCCAGGTAAAGTGCTTGCAATTTTTGCAACGTTGGCAATTACAATGATTGTAGTATCTATTAATACATCTGGTTTACTATCTATGTGGTCTATTTTAGGTGTAGGTCTATTTAATTCTATTATGTTTCCTACCATATTTACATTAAGTTTAGAAGGTTTAGGCGATTTAAAAGCCCAAGCATCTGGCTTATTATGTATGGCAATTGTTGGTGGAGCAATAATTCCTTTTGCTTTTGGTAGTCTAATAGATAATTTCGGATTTAAAACTGCTTTTATCTTAGCTATTTTGTGCTATGGATATATCTTATTTTATGGTCGATTTAAAAGTAAGAAATCAATATTTAAACATTAA